The Flammeovirga yaeyamensis genome segment AATGGATGCTGTAGTGATTAAAACGAAAGTAGCCCCTAAAGATCAACCTCAAGCAATGTAATCTTAGGATGAAAATATTTAGGTGTTAATTCACAAAAAAAAACCTCTGTTAGGCCATAACCTAGCAGAGGTTTTATATTTTTGTACCTCAATTAATTAAAAAAGAAATGAGTATTTTAAATAACATCTTACTTCAAGTAGGTGGTGATGGAGCAGGAGTAATGAATATCGTATTTCTAGTAGGTATGATTGCCGTATTTTACTTCTTTATGTTAAGACCACAACAAAAGAAGCAAAAGGAACAACAGAAATTTTCTGATGCCCTTAAAAAGAATAAAAATGTGGTAACTGTTAGCGGAATGCACGGAAAAATTGTTGAAGTGAAAGCGAATGCAGTTGTCTTGGAAATTGATAG includes the following:
- the yajC gene encoding preprotein translocase subunit YajC, yielding MSILNNILLQVGGDGAGVMNIVFLVGMIAVFYFFMLRPQQKKQKEQQKFSDALKKNKNVVTVSGMHGKIVEVKANAVVLEIDRGVKVTFEKSSISAENTNIVYGQKEKKD